One Streptomyces sp. RPA4-2 genomic window carries:
- a CDS encoding MarR family winged helix-turn-helix transcriptional regulator, producing the protein MEDEVDRLVGAWRRERPDLDVEPLEVLSRVSRLARHLDRARRLAFSEHSLEPWEFDVLTALRRAGAPYQLSPGQLLTQTLVTSGTMTNRIDRLTQKGLVERLPDPSDRRGVLVRLTDEGRDRADQALAGLLDQERAILAELSRAQRGELASLLRQLTAPFDNIPG; encoded by the coding sequence ATGGAGGACGAGGTCGATCGGCTGGTCGGAGCGTGGCGCCGGGAGCGCCCTGACCTCGACGTGGAACCGCTCGAGGTACTCAGCAGGGTCAGCAGGCTGGCCCGGCATCTGGACCGCGCCCGACGGCTGGCGTTCTCGGAGCACAGCCTGGAGCCCTGGGAGTTCGACGTCCTGACCGCGCTGCGGCGCGCCGGCGCCCCGTATCAGCTCTCCCCCGGCCAACTGCTCACACAGACCCTCGTCACCTCCGGCACGATGACCAACCGCATCGACCGGCTGACACAGAAGGGTCTGGTGGAGCGCCTCCCGGACCCGAGCGACCGACGGGGCGTCCTCGTACGCCTCACCGACGAGGGCCGCGACCGCGCCGACCAGGCACTGGCCGGGCTCCTCGACCAGGAGCGCGCGATCCTCGCGGAACTCAGCAGGGCTCAGCGCGGCGAACTCGCCTCGCTGCTACGCCAGTTGACCGCCCCGTTCGACAACATCCCCGGCTAG
- a CDS encoding trans-aconitate 2-methyltransferase: MPATAPTWDPGQYLRHAGHRARPFADLLARVPELPGDPARVADLGCGPGNATAVLAERWPTARITGLDSSPEMLARAEALAGPTPGGGRLDFAPADARTWTPAEPYDLVISNATLQWVPGHVTRFPDWVAGLAPGGTFAFQVPGNFDAPSHRLMRELAHSPRWKDRLAEALRHDDAVHTPAVYLEQLTALGCAADVWETTYLHLLHGEDPVLDWVKGTGLRPVLTELGADAEAFVAEYRDALREAYPATRHGTVFPFRRIFAVARKEA, from the coding sequence ATGCCTGCCACCGCCCCCACCTGGGACCCGGGCCAGTACCTGCGTCACGCCGGCCACCGCGCACGCCCCTTCGCCGACCTCCTCGCCCGGGTCCCGGAGCTGCCGGGTGACCCGGCCCGCGTCGCCGATCTGGGCTGCGGCCCCGGGAACGCGACGGCGGTGCTGGCCGAACGCTGGCCCACCGCGCGGATCACCGGCCTGGACAGCTCCCCGGAGATGCTGGCGCGCGCCGAGGCGCTCGCGGGCCCCACCCCGGGCGGCGGCCGTCTCGACTTCGCCCCGGCGGACGCCAGGACCTGGACACCCGCGGAACCGTACGACCTGGTGATCAGCAACGCGACCCTCCAGTGGGTGCCCGGACATGTCACCCGCTTCCCCGACTGGGTGGCGGGCCTCGCCCCCGGCGGTACCTTCGCCTTCCAGGTCCCCGGCAACTTCGACGCCCCGAGCCACCGCCTGATGCGCGAACTCGCCCACTCCCCCCGCTGGAAGGACCGCCTGGCCGAGGCGCTGCGCCACGACGACGCCGTGCACACCCCGGCCGTCTACCTGGAGCAGCTCACCGCCCTCGGCTGCGCGGCCGACGTGTGGGAGACGACGTACCTGCATCTTCTCCACGGCGAGGACCCCGTCCTGGACTGGGTGAAGGGAACCGGGCTGCGGCCGGTCCTCACCGAGCTGGGGGCGGACGCGGAGGCCTTCGTCGCCGAGTACCGGGACGCGCTGCGCGAGGCGTACCCGGCGACCCGGCACGGCACCGTGTTCCCCTTCCGCCGGATCTTCGCCGTCGCGCGGAAGGAGGCCTGA
- the galE gene encoding UDP-glucose 4-epimerase GalE — MSGKYLVTGGAGYVGSVVAQHLIEAGHEVTVLDNLSTGFREGVPGGATFIEGDIRDAAKWLDASYDAVLHFAAFSQVGESVVKPEKYWDNNVGGTMALLAAMREAGVRRLVFSSTAATYGEPETTPIVETAPTRPTNPYGASKLAVDHMITGEAAAHGLGAVSLRYFNVAGAYGAQGERHDPESHLIPLVLQVAQGRREAISVYGDDYPTPDGTCVRDYIHVADLADAHLLALKAAAPGEHLICNLGNGNGFSVREVVETVRQVTGHPIPEVMAGRRAGDPAVLVASAATARERLGWNPSRADLAGIVADAWAFAQNIAREQ, encoded by the coding sequence ATGAGTGGGAAGTACCTGGTCACCGGTGGCGCCGGATATGTCGGCAGTGTGGTCGCGCAGCACCTGATCGAGGCCGGCCACGAGGTCACCGTCCTCGACAACCTCTCGACCGGCTTCCGCGAGGGCGTCCCGGGCGGGGCCACCTTCATCGAGGGCGACATCCGCGACGCCGCCAAGTGGCTGGACGCGTCGTACGACGCCGTCCTGCACTTCGCCGCGTTCTCGCAGGTCGGCGAGTCCGTCGTGAAGCCCGAGAAGTACTGGGACAACAACGTCGGCGGCACGATGGCGCTGCTCGCGGCCATGCGCGAGGCGGGCGTGCGCAGGCTGGTCTTCTCGTCGACCGCCGCGACGTACGGCGAGCCGGAGACCACCCCCATCGTCGAGACCGCGCCGACCAGGCCCACCAACCCCTACGGCGCCTCCAAGCTCGCCGTCGACCACATGATCACCGGAGAGGCCGCGGCGCACGGGCTGGGCGCGGTGTCGCTGCGGTACTTCAACGTGGCGGGCGCCTACGGCGCGCAGGGCGAGCGGCACGACCCCGAGTCGCACCTGATCCCGCTGGTGCTCCAGGTCGCGCAGGGGCGCCGCGAGGCGATCTCCGTCTACGGCGACGACTACCCGACGCCGGACGGCACCTGCGTCCGCGACTACATCCACGTCGCGGATCTGGCCGACGCGCATCTGCTGGCGCTGAAGGCCGCCGCCCCCGGTGAACACCTCATCTGCAACCTCGGCAACGGCAACGGGTTCTCGGTCCGCGAGGTCGTCGAGACCGTCCGTCAGGTGACCGGGCACCCGATCCCCGAGGTCATGGCGGGGCGCCGCGCCGGGGACCCGGCCGTACTGGTCGCCTCCGCGGCGACCGCGCGCGAGCGGCTCGGCTGGAACCCGTCCCGCGCGGACCTCGCCGGCATCGTCGCGGACGCGTGGGCGTTCGCGCAGAACATCGCAAGGGAGCAGTAG
- a CDS encoding response regulator transcription factor → MVRIRVLVVDDHRIFAESLAAALAAEPDVDVSAAGSGPAALRCLERAAAEGRRFDVLLVDADLGGNVPGARPAVPVQESNEDGLVDGISLVAGVRAGQPGVRIVVLAEKDDPRRAALALQAGASGWVAKDCSLSRLLTVIRGVLRDETHLPPALLTGVLRELTAARKHRTESERLVESLTPREREVLRCMVAGLGRKAVAERLFLSPHTVRTHMQNVLGKLGVHSTLAAVALARRAGVGPVDLAGDVVERGGQLA, encoded by the coding sequence GTGGTTCGCATCCGAGTCCTGGTCGTCGACGACCACCGCATCTTCGCCGAGTCGCTCGCCGCGGCTCTGGCCGCCGAGCCCGATGTCGACGTGTCCGCCGCCGGCAGCGGCCCGGCCGCGCTGCGCTGCCTGGAACGGGCGGCGGCGGAGGGCCGCCGGTTCGACGTGCTGCTCGTGGACGCCGACCTCGGCGGCAACGTGCCGGGCGCCAGGCCCGCCGTCCCGGTGCAGGAGAGCAACGAGGACGGGCTGGTCGACGGCATCTCGCTGGTCGCGGGCGTCCGTGCGGGCCAGCCCGGGGTGCGCATCGTCGTACTCGCCGAGAAGGACGACCCGCGCCGGGCCGCGCTCGCCCTGCAGGCCGGTGCCTCGGGCTGGGTCGCCAAGGACTGCTCCCTGTCGCGGCTCCTCACCGTCATACGGGGTGTGCTGCGGGACGAGACGCATCTCCCGCCCGCCCTGCTCACCGGTGTACTGCGGGAGTTGACGGCCGCGCGCAAGCACCGCACCGAGAGCGAGCGGCTGGTGGAGTCGCTGACGCCCCGGGAGCGGGAGGTGCTGCGGTGCATGGTCGCGGGACTGGGGCGAAAGGCCGTCGCGGAGCGGCTGTTCCTCTCGCCGCACACCGTGCGTACCCATATGCAGAACGTGCTCGGGAAGCTGGGCGTGCACTCGACGCTCGCCGCGGTCGCCCTCGCCCGGCGGGCCGGGGTCGGGCCCGTCGACCTAGCCGGGGATGTTGTCGAACGGGGCGGTCAACTGGCGTAG
- a CDS encoding N-acetyltransferase, producing the protein MFRMETEVDKDRRELLRQRLLDTNTEASPVLRALRGTPAERELPLHVWAMDSAGELAGGLVGHTWTTWLHVTYLWVDGVHRGSGLGSRLLAEGERLAREERGCLAARLETWDFQAPGFYKKQGYEVVCVVPDYPPGTTEYTLTKHLG; encoded by the coding sequence ATGTTTCGTATGGAGACAGAAGTCGACAAAGACCGACGTGAACTGCTCCGCCAACGGCTGCTCGACACCAACACGGAGGCGTCTCCCGTCCTGCGCGCGCTGCGCGGGACCCCGGCCGAGCGGGAACTTCCGCTCCACGTCTGGGCCATGGACTCCGCCGGCGAGCTCGCGGGCGGGCTCGTCGGGCACACCTGGACGACGTGGCTGCACGTGACATACCTGTGGGTGGACGGCGTCCACCGGGGTTCCGGCCTCGGTTCCCGTCTCCTCGCCGAGGGGGAGCGTCTCGCGCGGGAGGAGCGCGGCTGTCTCGCCGCCCGGCTGGAGACGTGGGACTTCCAGGCGCCCGGGTTCTACAAGAAGCAGGGCTACGAGGTGGTGTGCGTGGTCCCGGACTATCCGCCGGGGACCACGGAGTACACGCTGACCAAGCACCTGGGCTGA
- the galT gene encoding galactose-1-phosphate uridylyltransferase, which yields MKKTSTRLADGRELIYYDSRDDTVRDAVDRRPLEPTVTSSQVRRDPLLGDAVAIASHRQGRTYHPPADECPLCPSRGDRLSEIPDSSYDVVVFENRFPSLAGDSGRCEVVCFTSDHDSSFADLTEEQAGLVLEAWTDRTAELSHLPSVVQVFCFENRGAEIGVTLGHPHGQIYAYPFTTPRTALMLRSLAAHKEATDGGNLFDEVVARELAEGERIVLETEHWVAFVPYAAHWPYEVHLYPRRRVPDLLGLGEDARQEFPQVYLELLKRFDRIFDGPGGEKEGAGEPQTPYIAAWHQAPFGTLEEFDGVNRDDFALHLELFTIRRTSGKLKFLAGSESGMSVFINDVPPEAAAQRLREVAST from the coding sequence GTGAAGAAGACCTCGACCCGGCTTGCCGACGGTCGTGAGCTGATCTACTACGACTCACGCGACGACACGGTGCGCGACGCGGTGGACCGGCGTCCGCTGGAGCCGACCGTCACCAGTTCCCAGGTGCGCCGCGACCCGCTCCTCGGCGACGCGGTGGCGATCGCCTCGCACCGGCAGGGCCGCACGTACCACCCGCCGGCCGACGAATGCCCCCTGTGCCCCTCCCGGGGCGACCGGCTGAGCGAGATCCCCGACTCCTCGTACGACGTCGTGGTCTTCGAGAATCGTTTCCCCTCCCTGGCCGGCGACTCCGGCCGCTGCGAGGTCGTCTGCTTCACCTCCGACCACGACTCGTCCTTCGCCGACCTGACCGAGGAGCAGGCGGGGCTCGTCCTGGAGGCGTGGACGGACCGGACGGCGGAGCTGTCCCATCTCCCCTCCGTCGTACAGGTCTTCTGTTTCGAGAACCGCGGCGCCGAGATCGGCGTCACGCTCGGTCACCCGCACGGGCAGATCTACGCCTACCCGTTCACCACCCCGCGCACGGCGCTGATGCTGCGCTCCCTGGCCGCGCACAAGGAGGCGACCGACGGCGGGAACCTCTTCGACGAGGTCGTCGCGCGCGAGCTGGCCGAGGGTGAACGGATCGTCCTGGAGACCGAGCACTGGGTGGCCTTCGTGCCGTACGCGGCGCACTGGCCCTACGAGGTCCACCTCTACCCCCGGCGCAGGGTGCCCGACCTGCTCGGCCTCGGCGAGGACGCGCGCCAAGAGTTCCCTCAGGTCTATCTGGAACTCTTGAAGCGCTTCGACCGGATCTTCGACGGGCCGGGTGGAGAGAAGGAAGGGGCGGGGGAGCCTCAGACGCCGTACATCGCCGCCTGGCACCAGGCGCCGTTCGGCACGCTGGAGGAGTTCGACGGCGTCAACCGCGACGACTTCGCGCTCCACCTCGAGCTTTTCACCATTCGCCGCACTTCCGGCAAGCTGAAGTTCCTCGCGGGTTCCGAGTCCGGCATGAGTGTGTTCATCAACGACGTGCCGCCGGAGGCCGCGGCTCAGCGACTGCGAGAGGTAGCGAGTACATGA